One window from the genome of Rufibacter tibetensis encodes:
- a CDS encoding Kazal-type serine protease inhibitor domain-containing protein, translating to MKKSLVFAGLAVLLSAWGCKTNEQTASACIDPAKIDNERACTMQYEPVCGCDGKTYGNSCSAESKGVTSYTSGECPVKGTNN from the coding sequence ATGAAGAAATCGCTTGTTTTTGCGGGTTTGGCAGTCCTGCTTTCTGCCTGGGGCTGCAAAACAAATGAGCAAACCGCCTCTGCCTGCATTGACCCTGCTAAAATTGATAATGAGCGTGCCTGTACCATGCAATACGAGCCAGTGTGCGGCTGCGATGGCAAAACGTACGGCAATTCCTGCTCAGCAGAAAGTAAGGGTGTTACTTCTTATACTTCGGGTGAGTGCCCTGTGAAAGGCACCAATAACTAA
- the tilS gene encoding tRNA lysidine(34) synthetase TilS yields MLQKVLQYITTHQLASTETKILAAISGGLDSVVLADLLHRLKLPFAVLHCNFGLRGQESDADELFVRKLAKQYDAPFYSEQFQTEAFAKQEGISTQMAARTLRYQWFEQMRQQLGYDVIATAHHQSDALETVLLNLVRGTGLAGLHGILPKNGNLIRPLLGLTKDDLYEWLVTKRLAWREDSSNESTKYNRNLVRHEVIPVLKKLNPNLEETFTSTLERLQGAEAVFLAAFQEIKAKTQREENGAIYLSIAPLQNSPAPVVLLHELLKPFHFSYSQAQEIATAWEAQSGKTFSSPTHVLVKDRENLVITPKPLEKFGSITVPEEITEIQFGPFLAKIARKPAEGYKVPRSKDVAALDAELLKFPLKLRPWKEGDWFIPLGMNGKKKVSDLLIDKKVPANIKPDVWVLVSDASLTWVIGQQPDNRFKITENTQEVLEIMVTRS; encoded by the coding sequence ATGCTCCAGAAAGTTTTACAGTATATCACCACCCACCAACTGGCTTCTACTGAAACCAAAATCCTTGCCGCGATCAGCGGAGGGCTTGACTCAGTGGTACTGGCGGATCTTTTACACCGCCTAAAACTACCCTTTGCCGTGCTGCACTGCAACTTCGGGCTGCGTGGCCAGGAGTCAGACGCCGACGAACTGTTTGTGCGCAAACTGGCCAAACAATATGACGCGCCTTTCTACAGCGAGCAGTTCCAGACCGAGGCTTTTGCCAAACAGGAAGGAATCTCCACCCAGATGGCCGCCCGCACCCTGCGCTACCAATGGTTTGAGCAGATGCGCCAGCAACTGGGCTATGACGTGATCGCCACTGCCCACCACCAGTCTGACGCCTTGGAAACCGTGCTCCTGAACTTGGTGCGCGGCACTGGTTTAGCCGGACTTCACGGAATCCTACCTAAAAACGGGAACCTCATCCGTCCGCTGCTGGGCCTCACCAAAGACGACCTGTATGAGTGGCTGGTAACCAAACGTTTAGCTTGGCGGGAAGATTCCAGCAATGAGAGCACCAAATACAACCGCAACCTGGTGCGCCATGAAGTCATTCCAGTGCTGAAGAAACTCAACCCCAACCTAGAAGAAACCTTCACCTCCACTTTGGAGCGCCTGCAAGGCGCCGAAGCCGTGTTTCTGGCCGCTTTTCAGGAAATCAAAGCCAAAACACAACGCGAGGAAAACGGCGCTATTTATCTTTCTATTGCGCCCCTGCAAAACAGCCCTGCCCCCGTGGTTCTGCTGCATGAGCTGCTAAAACCGTTCCATTTCTCCTACAGCCAGGCACAGGAAATCGCCACCGCCTGGGAAGCTCAATCAGGGAAGACGTTCTCCTCACCTACCCACGTGCTGGTAAAAGACCGCGAAAACCTGGTGATCACCCCCAAGCCGCTGGAAAAATTCGGCAGCATCACCGTCCCGGAAGAAATTACGGAAATCCAGTTTGGGCCTTTTTTGGCCAAAATCGCCCGAAAACCCGCCGAAGGTTATAAAGTCCCCCGCTCCAAAGACGTAGCTGCCTTAGATGCTGAACTGCTAAAGTTCCCGCTGAAATTACGCCCCTGGAAAGAAGGCGATTGGTTTATCCCGCTGGGCATGAACGGCAAGAAGAAAGTGAGCGACCTGCTGATTGACAAGAAAGTCCCGGCCAACATTAAACCCGATGTCTGGGTATTAGTCTCTGACGCATCACTGACGTGGGTCATAGGCCAGCAACCGGACAATCGATTCAAAATCACGGAGAACACCCAGGAAGTACTGGAAATCATGGTTACCAGAAGTTGA
- the coaBC gene encoding bifunctional phosphopantothenoylcysteine decarboxylase/phosphopantothenate--cysteine ligase CoaBC produces the protein MFSGKKVLITAGPTYEPIDPVRFIGNHSTGKMGFALARSLAEQGAEVFLVAGPTSLSLQHPRVHVTTIMTADEMFAACQSKAKETDVWIFAAAVADYKPKDIAASKIKKSDASFTIELVKNVDIAATLGKQKRLDQFAVGFALETDQELENARGKLLRKNLDMVVLNSLRDPGAGFKHDTNKITIVKPTTVEEYELKAKDEVAQDILESIKAEWACLQKK, from the coding sequence TTGTTTAGCGGAAAGAAAGTCCTGATTACAGCTGGGCCCACCTATGAGCCTATTGATCCCGTTCGTTTCATAGGGAACCACTCCACCGGTAAAATGGGGTTTGCGTTGGCACGTTCCCTGGCTGAACAAGGCGCGGAGGTTTTCTTAGTAGCAGGCCCTACATCGCTCTCGTTACAACACCCTAGGGTGCACGTAACCACTATTATGACCGCTGATGAAATGTTTGCTGCCTGTCAATCAAAAGCAAAAGAGACCGACGTTTGGATTTTTGCTGCGGCCGTGGCAGATTACAAACCCAAAGACATCGCTGCTTCCAAAATAAAAAAAAGTGATGCCTCTTTTACCATTGAACTGGTGAAGAACGTTGATATAGCAGCTACCTTAGGTAAACAGAAACGCCTGGACCAGTTTGCGGTGGGTTTTGCCCTGGAAACCGATCAGGAACTGGAAAACGCCCGCGGAAAGCTCCTCAGGAAAAATCTGGATATGGTGGTGCTTAACTCCCTGCGTGACCCCGGGGCGGGTTTCAAGCATGATACGAATAAAATCACCATCGTGAAGCCTACTACAGTAGAGGAGTATGAACTGAAGGCCAAAGATGAGGTAGCACAAGATATTCTGGAATCCATAAAAGCTGAATGGGCATGTTTGCAAAAAAAATAG
- a CDS encoding M28 family metallopeptidase: MKHSASSLKSLQHLAPACAMALLSLAGCSRPVVPSTSAPVASATNPPAFSIITEENLRRDLFALASDSLRGRRAGETEELRAAAWTAERAREAGLEPAGDDGTYFQFFPLRRNQVSTRSQIVLDGKTLTLGKEVWATSPIEANVTGTPVWLASMADTTRQTLRGKIVTMNLLPPTTLPSPGMSLWGYRYILFAVRQHATLLSRQGAAALVLLADSTTEANLAFAGHGFEEGTYNLDVPSTQTNSRAVPVLLVRSTVSGQSMQDRLRRNPAGATISIKVDSYVYPSVNVIARAPGADPTLKGEHVLFSGHHDHDGVGEAIAGDSIWNGADDNGTVSVAMLAIARAWKQNPGQRSALFVWHGAEERGLLGSRWYAEHPTVKKESIVAVLNGDMIGRNAPDTAALLGSTKPHRNSTALVDMALQANQNFSKFTIDTSWDDARHPEGWYFRSDHLPYARVGIPAIFFTTLLHPDYHTPEDEADRIDIKKLARMTRWMYATGWAISNTPQRPTIDSDFKLER, translated from the coding sequence ATGAAACACTCCGCCTCTTCTCTAAAATCACTGCAACACCTTGCCCCAGCCTGCGCAATGGCGTTGCTTTCTCTGGCGGGTTGCTCCCGCCCGGTCGTTCCGTCAACTAGTGCACCAGTAGCCTCTGCCACCAACCCTCCGGCGTTCTCCATCATCACGGAAGAAAACCTGCGCCGCGATCTGTTTGCCCTGGCTAGCGACAGCCTGCGGGGAAGACGGGCAGGTGAAACCGAGGAACTGCGGGCCGCCGCCTGGACCGCTGAACGCGCCCGCGAAGCTGGCCTGGAACCCGCCGGCGATGACGGCACTTATTTTCAGTTCTTCCCGCTGCGCCGTAACCAGGTATCAACCAGAAGCCAAATTGTATTAGATGGCAAAACCTTGACTTTAGGCAAAGAGGTTTGGGCTACTTCTCCTATTGAAGCCAATGTAACCGGAACACCGGTTTGGCTTGCCTCCATGGCAGACACCACCCGGCAGACGTTGCGGGGCAAAATTGTAACCATGAACTTACTGCCACCTACCACCCTTCCTTCCCCGGGCATGAGCTTGTGGGGGTACCGGTACATTCTGTTCGCAGTGCGGCAGCATGCAACCCTGCTTTCAAGGCAAGGCGCTGCGGCTCTTGTGCTGCTAGCAGATTCCACCACAGAGGCCAACCTGGCGTTTGCGGGGCACGGCTTTGAAGAAGGAACCTATAACCTGGACGTACCTTCCACGCAGACGAACAGCCGCGCAGTTCCTGTTTTGCTTGTACGGTCTACGGTGAGCGGGCAATCCATGCAGGACCGCCTGCGCAGGAACCCGGCAGGTGCAACTATCAGCATCAAGGTTGATTCTTATGTGTATCCGTCAGTGAACGTGATTGCCCGGGCACCCGGGGCAGACCCAACCTTGAAAGGCGAGCACGTGCTGTTCAGCGGCCACCATGACCATGACGGCGTGGGAGAAGCCATTGCGGGCGACTCTATCTGGAACGGAGCCGATGACAATGGAACCGTAAGCGTGGCCATGCTGGCTATTGCGCGGGCCTGGAAACAAAATCCTGGCCAACGGTCTGCCTTGTTTGTCTGGCATGGAGCCGAAGAACGGGGGTTGCTGGGTTCCCGCTGGTATGCAGAGCACCCAACGGTGAAAAAAGAAAGCATTGTGGCCGTCCTGAACGGAGACATGATTGGCAGGAACGCGCCAGATACAGCCGCCTTGCTGGGTTCCACCAAACCACACCGCAACTCCACTGCCTTAGTAGACATGGCCCTGCAGGCAAACCAGAACTTCTCCAAGTTTACCATTGACACTTCCTGGGACGATGCCCGTCACCCCGAGGGTTGGTACTTCCGGAGTGATCACCTCCCTTACGCCCGCGTAGGTATTCCAGCCATTTTCTTTACCACCCTCCTTCACCCCGACTACCATACCCCGGAAGATGAGGCAGACCGCATTGACATCAAGAAACTAGCCAGAATGACCCGCTGGATGTATGCTACCGGTTGGGCAATCTCCAATACGCCGCAACGCCCCACCATTGACTCTGATTTCAAATTGGAACGGTAG
- the recN gene encoding DNA repair protein RecN — MLVDLKIKNYALIEQLELQPSPLLNIITGETGAGKSIMLGAIGLLLGNRADSKLLFNQNEKCVIEGSFNVSEYNLASFFEEEDLDFEPVSLLRREISPSGKSRAFVNDTPVTLETLRRIGEQLMDIHSQHDTLLLGDQGYQLNIVDSFAQNDDLRTQYGTAYRTYRKLEKEYKELESQLAQSQKELDYNTFLLNELVEANLQAEEQESHEIELKQLEHAEEIKMKLSQALQYIFESEYNASGALKDASHLIGQVTEYGETFKTLKERLDSCLIELIDIGSELEDAERKTEADPQRAEQLQERLDLIYTLQRKHQVRTVEELLTLQAELETKVSSVHNLDAAIEKTKKALTAALQEVETRAEALSQSRTNVFSVFQDELHSLLFELGMPNARVVIDHKTSAPAPTGIDIVNILFSANKGAAPQTLSKAASGGEFSRLMLCVKYLLADKTALPTIIFDEIDTGISGEIAVKVGKMMQQMSQKHQLICISHLPQMAAQGETHYFVYKEDRADRTISRIRQLSHEERVVEIAQMIAGANPSENAFQSAKELLALSA; from the coding sequence ATGCTCGTAGATCTTAAGATAAAAAATTACGCCCTTATTGAGCAGCTGGAGCTGCAACCATCGCCGCTGCTGAACATTATTACCGGTGAAACGGGTGCTGGTAAGTCTATCATGTTGGGAGCCATTGGCTTGCTGCTGGGAAATCGGGCAGATTCAAAACTGCTTTTCAACCAGAATGAAAAGTGCGTGATAGAAGGCTCTTTTAATGTTTCTGAATACAACCTGGCTTCATTCTTTGAGGAAGAAGACCTGGACTTTGAACCGGTGAGTCTGTTGCGCCGCGAAATTAGCCCCAGCGGAAAATCACGTGCGTTTGTGAATGATACCCCTGTCACGCTGGAGACCCTTCGGCGCATAGGTGAGCAACTCATGGATATCCACTCGCAGCATGACACCTTACTGTTGGGTGACCAGGGCTACCAGTTGAACATTGTGGACTCCTTCGCGCAGAACGATGACCTGCGTACCCAGTATGGTACCGCCTACCGCACCTACCGGAAGCTGGAAAAGGAATACAAAGAACTAGAAAGCCAATTAGCGCAGTCCCAAAAGGAACTGGACTACAATACGTTTCTGCTGAACGAACTGGTGGAAGCCAACCTGCAAGCCGAAGAACAGGAAAGCCACGAAATAGAGTTGAAGCAACTGGAGCACGCCGAGGAGATTAAAATGAAACTCAGCCAGGCGCTGCAGTATATCTTCGAAAGTGAGTACAACGCCTCCGGTGCCCTCAAAGATGCCAGTCATCTCATAGGCCAGGTAACTGAGTACGGTGAGACTTTCAAGACCTTGAAAGAGCGCCTGGACAGCTGCCTTATTGAGCTGATTGACATTGGAAGCGAACTGGAAGACGCTGAACGCAAAACCGAGGCAGATCCGCAGCGCGCGGAGCAACTGCAGGAACGTCTGGATCTGATCTACACCTTGCAGCGCAAGCACCAGGTACGCACCGTGGAGGAGCTTTTGACGTTGCAGGCCGAACTGGAAACCAAAGTAAGCAGTGTCCACAACCTGGATGCCGCCATTGAGAAAACCAAGAAAGCCTTAACCGCTGCCTTGCAGGAGGTGGAAACCCGTGCCGAAGCCTTGTCGCAAAGCCGGACCAACGTGTTCTCTGTTTTTCAGGATGAGCTGCACAGCCTGCTTTTTGAACTAGGCATGCCGAACGCCCGCGTGGTCATAGACCACAAAACCTCGGCTCCAGCCCCAACAGGAATTGACATCGTGAACATTCTCTTCAGCGCAAACAAAGGAGCAGCGCCACAGACGTTGAGCAAAGCCGCTTCTGGTGGTGAGTTCTCCCGCCTGATGCTTTGTGTAAAGTACCTGCTCGCTGATAAAACTGCCTTGCCTACTATCATCTTTGACGAGATTGACACAGGTATTTCCGGCGAGATTGCGGTGAAAGTGGGTAAAATGATGCAGCAAATGTCGCAGAAGCACCAGTTGATCTGTATCTCACACTTACCACAGATGGCTGCCCAAGGCGAAACGCATTACTTTGTCTACAAAGAAGATCGCGCCGACCGCACCATCAGCCGCATCAGGCAGTTGAGCCATGAGGAACGCGTGGTGGAAATTGCCCAGATGATTGCCGGAGCCAACCCATCAGAAAACGCCTTCCAAAGTGCGAAAGAGCTGTTGGCTTTAAGTGCTTAG
- a CDS encoding flavoprotein, whose protein sequence is MLRHKKIILGVCGSIAAYKAALLVRLLIKAEAEVQVILTTSASAFITPVTLATLSKKPVLTEFVRDDASGLWHNHVELGLWADALVVAPASANTVGKFARGLCDNLLSATYLSARCPVFVAPAMDLDMYQHPAVQENFRLLRSYGNHVIEAGHGELASGLVGQGRLAEPEEIVQVLQQHFTSLNFV, encoded by the coding sequence ATGCTTCGGCATAAGAAAATAATTCTGGGGGTTTGCGGAAGCATTGCGGCATACAAAGCGGCTTTGCTGGTTAGGCTCCTGATAAAAGCAGAAGCAGAAGTGCAGGTAATCCTGACCACTTCTGCTTCTGCTTTTATAACCCCTGTCACCCTAGCCACCCTTTCTAAAAAGCCGGTTTTAACCGAGTTTGTACGGGATGATGCCTCTGGGCTCTGGCATAACCACGTGGAACTAGGCCTTTGGGCCGATGCCCTGGTGGTGGCGCCCGCAAGTGCCAATACAGTAGGAAAGTTCGCCCGTGGCTTGTGTGACAATCTGCTCTCGGCTACTTACCTCTCAGCCCGTTGTCCCGTGTTTGTGGCCCCGGCCATGGATTTGGACATGTACCAGCATCCGGCGGTGCAGGAAAATTTCCGGCTGTTGCGCTCCTACGGCAATCATGTGATTGAGGCAGGGCACGGTGAACTAGCCAGTGGTTTGGTAGGGCAGGGGCGTTTGGCAGAGCCAGAAGAGATTGTTCAGGTTTTACAACAGCATTTTACTTCACTTAACTTTGTTTAG
- a CDS encoding cupin domain-containing protein, with protein MSEKKYFLQTAPFRVPTSDGKLIEEHFGLASTHTEAFSVAHMIAPPFWGEPHQTPEFDEVTIVIRGKKQIEVDGENVELSAGQTLHIKAGARIRYFNPFEEECEYWSVCVPAFNINTVNREDD; from the coding sequence ATGAGCGAGAAAAAATACTTCCTGCAAACGGCCCCTTTCAGAGTGCCAACTTCTGATGGCAAATTGATAGAAGAGCACTTTGGGCTGGCCAGCACCCACACCGAGGCGTTCAGTGTGGCCCACATGATTGCCCCTCCTTTTTGGGGTGAACCACACCAGACTCCTGAATTTGATGAAGTAACCATTGTCATAAGGGGCAAGAAACAGATTGAGGTGGACGGAGAAAATGTAGAGCTTTCTGCTGGCCAGACACTGCACATTAAAGCGGGAGCCCGCATCAGGTACTTCAACCCCTTTGAGGAAGAATGCGAGTACTGGTCTGTCTGTGTTCCGGCCTTTAACATCAATACTGTAAACCGGGAAGACGATTGA
- a CDS encoding DNA-directed RNA polymerase subunit omega, translated as MAQVPASIVTRNISDLADETGNVYASISIISKRANQIAVKVKEELNSKLAEFATTVDNLEEVFENREQIEISKYYERLPKPTNMAIEEFIEKKVYFRTADDEEQTSSAF; from the coding sequence ATGGCCCAAGTACCAGCATCCATCGTAACGCGTAATATTTCAGACCTGGCCGATGAAACCGGTAACGTATATGCGTCTATCTCTATCATCTCTAAGCGTGCGAACCAGATTGCCGTAAAGGTGAAGGAGGAATTGAACTCCAAACTAGCCGAGTTTGCCACTACCGTGGACAACCTGGAAGAAGTTTTTGAGAACCGCGAGCAGATTGAAATCTCTAAATATTATGAGCGTCTTCCTAAGCCTACCAACATGGCCATTGAGGAGTTCATTGAGAAAAAAGTTTATTTCCGTACCGCAGATGACGAAGAGCAAACCTCTTCCGCGTTTTAA
- a CDS encoding OstA-like protein, translating to MKFTKIGLVSLFSLFSVILAFGQGAPAPQGGGQPVEVSANTLQSGRYNGEEVRRLLGNVVMRQGQTTLTSDSAYQYVSDRNKLEVFGNVHITQPGMDATSATASYDGTRRIANMRGGVTLRDEQMTLTTPSLDYDLNAKRAYYTLAGNIVGPDYTIQSQLGTYTSEDKVLTFKKNIKYLGQNAEVVSDTMSYNTVTKVVEFFGPTTIKSPDGTLFANRGTYNTVTRESNFRGNASIKTPDYLIRGEVLTYDKGKEYYTASRNVSMTSIKDTTIITGQTALYWRARGRAKVYGSPVMRSIAKRDTMYLSADTLVSVENVKDKTKKGKLYAYNDVRIFKSDLQGLCDSLTYDQNDSIIYMNRNPRLWANKNQMTADSVVMQLRGNTLDQMRMFGNAFAISIDTLENYNQVKGRNMTARFAEGKIRRIDVNGNAESLYFALQGDTTTMGMNRAVSSDMRMMFKDGQVQYITFLEQPDAKLIPPHELEEPDTRLKGFVWRSDEKPTRAFVLAKRVPKKPKKKVSTPAASTKSKQPAKGKDKPKTAPKPAKPVKKPLATLKPAT from the coding sequence ATGAAGTTCACAAAGATAGGTTTAGTATCTCTTTTCTCCCTGTTCTCGGTTATTTTGGCTTTTGGCCAGGGTGCACCGGCGCCGCAGGGAGGTGGGCAACCGGTAGAGGTGTCGGCAAATACGCTGCAGTCCGGCCGGTACAACGGTGAGGAAGTGCGCCGCCTGTTGGGCAACGTAGTAATGCGCCAGGGACAAACCACCCTCACCTCAGACTCGGCTTACCAATACGTCAGTGACCGGAATAAGCTGGAGGTTTTCGGGAACGTGCACATCACCCAGCCGGGGATGGATGCCACCAGTGCCACTGCCAGCTATGACGGTACGCGCCGTATTGCCAACATGCGGGGCGGCGTTACTTTGCGTGACGAGCAGATGACCCTGACTACGCCCTCCCTTGACTACGACCTTAACGCCAAGCGCGCCTATTATACTTTGGCAGGTAACATTGTGGGACCTGACTACACCATCCAAAGCCAATTGGGTACCTACACCTCAGAAGACAAAGTCCTTACGTTTAAAAAGAACATCAAGTACCTAGGCCAGAACGCCGAAGTGGTAAGTGATACCATGTCTTATAACACCGTGACTAAGGTAGTGGAGTTCTTCGGGCCAACCACCATCAAATCACCGGACGGTACTTTGTTTGCGAACCGCGGGACTTACAACACTGTGACCCGTGAGTCTAACTTCAGAGGTAACGCAAGCATCAAGACCCCCGATTACCTGATTAGAGGAGAAGTGCTGACCTATGACAAAGGGAAAGAATACTACACGGCTTCCCGTAATGTATCTATGACGTCCATTAAGGACACGACCATTATCACCGGGCAGACTGCTCTGTATTGGCGGGCGAGGGGAAGGGCCAAAGTCTACGGTTCACCGGTCATGCGTAGCATTGCCAAGCGCGACACCATGTACCTATCTGCTGATACGTTGGTTTCGGTGGAGAACGTGAAGGATAAGACCAAGAAAGGCAAACTGTATGCCTACAACGATGTTCGGATCTTTAAATCTGATTTGCAGGGGCTTTGCGATTCGCTTACCTATGATCAGAACGACTCTATCATTTACATGAACCGGAACCCGCGTTTGTGGGCAAACAAAAACCAGATGACTGCAGACAGTGTAGTGATGCAATTACGCGGCAACACGCTGGACCAGATGCGCATGTTCGGGAACGCCTTCGCTATTTCAATAGACACCCTGGAGAACTACAACCAGGTGAAAGGCCGAAACATGACGGCCCGTTTCGCCGAGGGCAAGATCAGGCGCATAGACGTGAACGGAAACGCAGAAAGCCTTTACTTCGCGTTGCAGGGTGATACCACCACCATGGGCATGAACCGGGCCGTAAGCAGTGACATGCGCATGATGTTCAAGGATGGCCAGGTGCAGTACATCACGTTTCTGGAGCAGCCAGATGCCAAACTGATTCCGCCCCATGAGTTGGAAGAACCAGACACCCGCCTGAAAGGCTTTGTCTGGCGCAGTGATGAAAAGCCTACCCGTGCTTTCGTTCTTGCGAAAAGAGTACCTAAGAAACCTAAGAAGAAGGTTTCTACCCCAGCGGCTTCAACTAAATCAAAGCAGCCAGCCAAGGGAAAAGATAAACCCAAAACAGCCCCAAAACCAGCTAAACCGGTTAAAAAGCCATTGGCTACTTTAAAGCCAGCCACATAA
- a CDS encoding outer membrane protein assembly factor BamD, translated as MTKRNLSYLPILLLVLLMSACGQYNKILKSDDVDKKYAAALSYYEKEEYEKAGALLEDLMPLLKGRSEYERANFLYAYTKYHQQLYLESSFHFISFGQTFPRSQFAEEAAFMNAKSLSNESPSVNLDQQSTAQAMSALQEFMRRYPQSKYMADANKIYDELSRKIEVKAFDSAKQYYKLTNYDPQYYKAAVVALENFRKSFPSSVYNEEAAYLRIDAQYNYARESIESKQRERYLEVISMYQTYVDAYPNSKFLRDAERLYSLSREAVEKLGKNQPAAATATNNQ; from the coding sequence ATGACCAAACGCAATCTTTCTTATTTGCCTATTCTGCTCTTAGTTCTTCTGATGAGCGCCTGTGGGCAATACAATAAAATCCTGAAAAGCGACGACGTAGATAAAAAATACGCCGCCGCGCTCTCCTACTATGAAAAGGAGGAGTACGAGAAAGCCGGAGCGTTGCTGGAAGACCTGATGCCTTTGCTAAAAGGCCGCAGCGAGTATGAGCGGGCTAACTTCCTGTACGCCTATACCAAATACCACCAGCAACTTTACCTGGAAAGCTCTTTCCACTTCATCTCATTCGGGCAGACGTTTCCGCGTAGCCAGTTCGCAGAAGAAGCCGCTTTCATGAACGCCAAGTCGTTGAGCAATGAGTCGCCGTCTGTGAACTTAGACCAGCAAAGCACAGCACAGGCCATGTCTGCCTTACAGGAGTTCATGCGCCGGTACCCGCAAAGCAAGTACATGGCCGATGCAAATAAGATATATGATGAACTTTCGCGCAAGATTGAGGTGAAAGCCTTTGACAGTGCCAAGCAATACTATAAACTTACCAACTACGACCCGCAATACTACAAGGCAGCAGTTGTGGCGTTAGAGAACTTCCGGAAGAGCTTTCCGTCCAGTGTGTACAATGAGGAGGCCGCTTATCTGCGCATAGATGCCCAGTACAACTATGCCCGCGAAAGCATTGAAAGTAAGCAAAGAGAACGGTATTTAGAGGTAATCTCTATGTACCAAACCTACGTAGACGCTTATCCAAACAGTAAGTTTTTGCGTGACGCGGAAAGACTGTACAGTCTAAGCCGCGAAGCGGTAGAGAAACTAGGCAAAAACCAGCCTGCGGCGGCAACTGCCACCAACAATCAATAA
- the porD gene encoding type IX secretion system protein PorD, with translation MFAKKIGWILLGLLFPFWAQAQELRCEVTVNSEQVQATDRQVFQQMQNAISEIMNNTRWTSDVYQNEERIRCKMFITLRAMPQIGVYEANTQIISSRPTYGTGYETTVLSFVDTKFEFEYNPAQPLQYAPNTFTTNLTAILSFYAYTIIGMDNDSFSRLGGANALSEANNILTLVSSTGAAGGGWSASGDTRNRYWLINNLQDPQFEPLRSAIYLYHRQGLDLMVQDPEKARQNILEALRNIQQVARIRPGSAALRSFFEAKATELSNAFTSATPAQKQQAYELLTQVDPTNRARYETLMKR, from the coding sequence ATGTTTGCAAAAAAAATAGGATGGATTTTGCTGGGCTTACTGTTCCCTTTTTGGGCGCAGGCGCAGGAGCTTCGTTGTGAGGTTACCGTGAACAGCGAGCAGGTGCAAGCCACCGATAGGCAGGTGTTTCAGCAGATGCAGAACGCCATCTCTGAGATCATGAACAATACCCGCTGGACCAGTGACGTGTACCAGAACGAAGAACGCATCCGTTGCAAAATGTTCATCACCTTACGGGCCATGCCCCAGATTGGCGTGTATGAAGCTAATACCCAGATTATCTCCAGCCGACCTACCTATGGCACGGGCTATGAAACCACGGTGCTTTCTTTTGTAGACACCAAATTTGAGTTTGAGTACAACCCGGCTCAGCCTCTGCAATACGCCCCCAACACTTTCACTACTAACCTCACGGCCATTCTGTCTTTCTATGCCTACACCATCATTGGCATGGACAACGACAGCTTTTCGCGCTTGGGCGGAGCCAACGCCTTGTCAGAAGCGAACAATATCTTAACTCTGGTTTCCTCTACAGGGGCGGCCGGAGGCGGCTGGAGCGCTTCCGGTGACACGCGTAACCGCTACTGGCTTATCAATAACCTGCAGGACCCGCAGTTTGAACCCCTCAGATCGGCTATTTACTTGTATCACCGCCAAGGGCTGGATTTAATGGTACAAGACCCAGAGAAGGCGCGGCAGAACATTCTGGAAGCATTGCGCAACATCCAGCAGGTGGCCCGTATCCGGCCGGGATCAGCCGCTTTGCGCTCCTTTTTTGAAGCCAAAGCCACCGAGTTAAGCAATGCCTTTACGTCGGCTACGCCAGCCCAGAAACAACAAGCCTACGAATTACTCACGCAGGTGGATCCTACCAACCGCGCCAGATACGAGACGTTGATGAAACGCTAA
- a CDS encoding YtxH domain-containing protein, translating to MRNDNSKILIAAAAGAAAGVVAGILMAPSNGKDSREGLVKAASQLADSVNGQIAPYLEKLSGLTSKLGGSEGGNNASNTSGGDTSSDASNTGSQS from the coding sequence ATGAGAAATGACAATTCAAAAATCTTAATTGCCGCCGCTGCTGGTGCTGCTGCTGGTGTAGTTGCTGGTATTTTAATGGCTCCTAGCAATGGCAAGGACTCACGTGAAGGTTTAGTGAAAGCCGCCAGCCAATTAGCTGACAGTGTGAACGGACAAATTGCTCCTTACCTGGAGAAACTAAGCGGATTAACCAGCAAGCTGGGTGGTTCAGAAGGTGGAAACAATGCTTCTAACACATCTGGTGGTGACACTTCTTCTGACGCTAGCAATACAGGATCACAATCTTAA